One segment of Acetoanaerobium noterae DNA contains the following:
- a CDS encoding HD domain-containing protein, which translates to MEARKLLDILLVAERLKDTTRHCYTAKGRHESVAEHSWMMTLMAFFMRDEFPDVDMDKVMRMCVIHDLGECFTGDIPTFEKNEAHEQKEEDLLYGWVDSLPEKYAIEMRELYEEMSERKTAEAKIYKAIDGLEAVIQHNISDISTWIPKEYDLNLTYAQDKVEFSEYLKELRQLVREDTLKKIDEAK; encoded by the coding sequence TTGGAAGCGAGAAAATTATTAGATATATTATTGGTGGCTGAAAGATTAAAGGATACGACTCGTCATTGCTATACGGCAAAGGGAAGGCATGAGAGTGTTGCTGAGCATAGCTGGATGATGACTTTGATGGCTTTTTTTATGAGAGATGAGTTTCCTGATGTAGATATGGATAAGGTTATGAGGATGTGCGTCATTCATGATTTAGGGGAATGCTTTACTGGAGATATTCCTACTTTTGAAAAAAATGAAGCCCATGAGCAAAAGGAAGAAGATTTGCTATACGGCTGGGTAGATTCTTTGCCAGAAAAATATGCAATAGAAATGAGAGAGCTTTATGAGGAAATGTCAGAGAGAAAAACTGCTGAAGCCAAAATTTATAAAGCTATAGATGGCTTAGAGGCAGTGATTCAGCATAATATCTCTGACATATCCACATGGATTCCTAAGGAATATGATTTAAACCTGACTTATGCGCAGGACAAGGTTGAGTTTTCTGAGTACTTGAAAGAGCTAAGACAGCTTGTCCGTGAAGATACTTTAAAGAAAATAGATGAAGCGAAATAA